The Montipora foliosa isolate CH-2021 chromosome 10, ASM3666993v2, whole genome shotgun sequence genomic sequence gattgAAAAATGTGAGTTCCTGAcgtcttgcttgacacaatttccaaaaatatgttaactcagacccatgtaaggaacgaaaaccatgtgtaaaatgaataaatgacaataccttcctcgcgatctctgatttttgaagtgaaaagcactgggagcgagctcgcgtttatacgcgtttatacgtcttcggaagacttcggacgtcTTCGGAAATCTTCAGAAATGATCGTGTTGTATACAAAATCTcagcactcccaggataaaaatctcacgcctatatctcagaaaaagttggcaggtatattATAGTAATTGGCTCCAGACAAAAATTGAGTACTTTGTCAAACCAACTTAAGCTTTCGATTGATAATGTTGCGATTGAACATGTTTCCTGTGTTAAATCGCTTGGAATATTTATTAATGAAAATCTACGGTGGCAAACACACATTGATAAATTATCTAAAAAGGTCGCTTCCGGGATAGGAGTAATAAAAAGAATTCGACCGTTCGTCCCTCCACCCACTCTTCATTATATATACAATgcataaggtcgcaatagtagcatgTATGATAAATACTATAGGAAACAGACAACCTTTttgaaagacatgtttcggcatgcttatgccatcatcagtttaatgagttcctaagtgtgaacagttataaagtctacgggtagatggaaaaattattacaacatgacgtaatacaaaagcgggtactatttacagcgtgacaccaaacatcaaggtgtaaactaaaacgtgagaaaagtgttgtaatgctgcaattgtttgttaagttccggtttgattttatctaaaaagcttctttgagttttaaatcaattgagttgctggcagaatccagaatactagagcacgaaggggagtatttgctcttacataaaggagatgtgttgaaatgctcaaaaatatgcgagtttttatcgctttccgtgtgttcctttatcctggtagaaaagtagcgactagtttcgccaatataacgggaattacaacccgcacaagaaaattggtaaaccaccatggattttagagcaacaggagtacgatttTTAAcacttaacatgtttttaattttgaatgaagtgaaaactaatttgatagttaggTCAGATTTGCAAAAGCGCTTAGTAAGTTGTCGGAGTTTAAGTttcgctattttggaataatggccgacaaaagggagtttaaaataacgtgtattattgtcatcattagtgttccggctttttgagaaaaagacccGTCAAGATACCGCTTGAAAGTTCTGTCAATAATGTGCGAGGGAaatcaattgatttaaaacgcaaagaagctttttatataaataagatcaaaccggaacttaacaaacaattgcagtattacaacacttttctcacgttttagttttatacaccttgatgtttggtgtcacgctgtaaatagtacccgcttttgtatcacgtcatgttgtaatgattttttcatctacccgtagactttataactgttcacacttaggaactaattaaactgatgatggcataagcatgccgaaacatgtcttttaaaaaagttgtctgtttcctacgtAACAGTGCTCATTTCGACTATTGCTGTCCTGTCTgggcaggcgcgtagcgtcctatacacTCTCAAAATCTAAGCAAAGCATCGGAACTATTGCGTTATCCTTGAAGGTTTCGGAAAACCACCGAGTGGGAGATTAAGGAAGAGAGACCGTCATTTAGGTCCACCGCTACAATCgaaaaatgtcgttccattttcaGCGTGTCGTCCGACCAGTTTTTGGACGGTTGGTTTGGcttaatggtaagcaccctgAGTTCTCagcaaaaccaaaatttcagcTATTAAAATGGGTGTTATTTCGTGATGAAATGCCTCAGAATGTCACAAAAAGAGACTCCGTGTCAATCACGCACAGTCCCGGGATTTAAGTGACGTCACTATTTCACACGCCCTCATTTTGCGTTGCTTGGCGTACATAGCAATCTTAAGGATTTACGTTCAGCCTTATTATTTGTGTTAGGTTTTCATGGCCTCTTTAGGATAAGCGAGTTATTGGATTTACAGGCCGAAGACTTCACAATACATACTGAGTATTTAGAAATTCTCGTCAAGTCTAGCAAAACCGATCAATACAGGGAAGGCAACAAAGTCTTCATTTCCAAGCTTGGGGGCATTACCTGTCCCCACGCTCTTCTTTGTCGCTATTTTGCTTCCGCTAGAATCGTTCCCAACTTCTCAGTTTATATTTTTAGGGCAgtacagtagagaaccaatatGTACCTATTGTGCTCTAATAAGTTTAGTTATACTAGGGCCAGGGAACTAATTAAGAAACCCTGTCAGCCATAGGCATAGATTCGAAAGGCTTCAGCACTCATAGTCTCAGGGCTGGTGGAGCGACTTTTATAGCCAAAAATCTACCTAGATCTGATGGCTCCGACAGATTACTTATGCTCCACGGTCGCTGGAGATCCGAACAAGCTAAGAATATGTACGTTGAAGAGCCTTCagaataatgctttccaacggaacaaagagtagttggaaagcgtgttcgttacggttcgcAGCATTAcgataattcaaggtattcacaatgtttctgaaataaggcttcagatattttgaacagttgtttcgtattaaccttttgttcatgattatgtaactgcatatattatatgctaatcACTTCggtataaaaagtagaatttctagttttcactatctcgccttctggacagccaccaagaactgtaacctaactttatgttagttagaaaacttaagttctaatcctcggagctgaaatgcgttgcattcgattgaggaatacgttcccgggttttttccccactgggtttttaccccgggttttcgtatAGGGCAACGTATCACCGGTGTATTGTGTATTTTTGGTAGTTTTTCCTAGTCTCCTGttatgcgaattttttcacTCATGTAACTGCCCCTGCACTTATTTTTTTGACTACGGTTATCTGTATAATACATTTCCTGtagatagatacatttctataTACATCTTTCAGGCTGTTGTCAATtatattcgcacttgcacattGATGTTCATATTTTGTCAATATGGTTTCGCAAGTTCGTTCACAGTGCAAGACTATTttggttaataaagcgctggtcctgtctgtccgaaggcaccatgcacgagtcacgcaccagattatgttgttgggtgttgtctagcgctggcgcgcggggtgcgaagggtagtaatgaataTAAATTGCAGTTAACAAGATTTTTTCCTTCGTTTGAGGCTCTAGTTCTTTGTTGCCACATTCCTTGGCATATTTTGCTAGTCTAGTACGACCTGTATCTGTTATCTATATCTGTATCTTAGTTTTTCTGACagtgttttttcagttttcatggACAGTCTTTTCTTTACGctaattttgtaaatttattttatcttcaTTCTTGTATGCTTTTTTTAAGTATAGAAATAAGcttacataatttttttgtcacttaTATTGTGAAGTTTGGTTGTACTTCAGGCAAGTGTTCGCACTCTGCCTGCCTTTATTCTTTAGCGcattttttcttgtatttatccTTTTTCTTCAGTACTTCATTGTAATTCACATCTTAGATGCCATTAAAACTACCGCCGGGCAAGTGTTTGCACTCTGCCTGCCTTTACCTTGTTGTAGTGTGTTTTATGCGTCAGCATACTGGAGaaggaaaattattttccttcGTACGAACGCAGTGAGAAAGACGGAAATTATAATTTGCCGCAAATGTACTGTAGTGAGTCATAATCGACACACTAAACACACGAAACATTGATTTACAggcattttcccgcgttttgttttcaaaattttgttcaTACAGAAGTCGTAGAGAACGGTCAAAAACAGTCCTAACTGATGATTCTCAAACGATGTCTTCCTCACTTCTCAGAATCTAAGCAAAGCATCGGAACTATTGCGTCTTCCATGATGGTTTAGGAAAAACCACCCAGCGGGAGAATAAGGAAGATAGGACCGTCATTTAGGTCCATTGCTACaatcggaaaatgtcgttccatttttaGTGGTTCGCCCGACCATTTTCTGCACGGACCCTGAATTTTCAGCAAAAAATGGGTGTTAATTCGTTATGAAGTGCATTAGAATGGGACAAAAAAAGACTCCGTGACACTCAAGCGGAGAGTAGCGGGGTTATCCACTTGACTGCACAGAGTTCCAGGATTTCAGTGACGTCACTATTTCACACGCCCTCATTTAGCGTTGCTTAGCTTCATCATGGATGTTCAACAGcttttcaagattttcaaaAAGGAAGCAGAATGCCCATTGTGCATAGAGACTGTCAAAAATCCCAAGACTTTACCATGTCTTCACTCATTCTGCCTGGAGTGTCTCGACAGACATGCAAACTTCGCAAGGAGACAGCTAAAAGCGACAATCAAATGCCCGGTTTGCCAGACTTCATTCCAAATTCCGGAAACAGACACCTTCGAGAATTTGCCGTCATCGTTTCATCTCAACCGATTGGTGGATGCTCTGGCTCTAGAAGATGGCAGCGTACAGTCTCAAAGATGCAACAATTGCGACGAGAACAACACGGCAACATGTTACTGTTTCGTATGCCAGGATTTTCTGTGCGCATCTTGTTTTGAAGCTCACCAACGCTTGAAGGCCTCAAGGGGTCATCGCAATGTTTCGATCGACAAACTGCAAGCGCAAGATGTGCAAGAGTTGATCCACAGACCCGTGATGTGTTCACAGCAATATCATGAAGACCAACCCCTCGAATTTTACTGCGAAGACTGTAAAGTTCTGATTTGCCACAAATGTACTGTAGTAAGTCATGATCGACACGCTAAGACAGACACTCAGAAAGCTGtacaagaacaaaagatgcaaatgtCCGACGCCGTGGCCAAAGTGAAAGCGGAAATTGTCAGATATGAGAgtgaaattaagaaacaaactgacctaaaaaacaaaaacaaaattgaaatattgaacgaggaaaagaaaatgacagacACTGTGGAAAAGTTGATTCGTGATTTGCgagaacacgagaagaaaatGAAGGACAAGTTTCGTGAAATTTATGAAGCGGAACAAAAACATCACGCAACGCGACTGGAAAACTTCGAGCTGGTTGCCACCCAGCTGAAAAGCTGCTTCGAACGCTGCCAGAGTATCTTAGAAAGAAACTTCAGCGTCGaaattctacaaacaaatcacgCCATCCTCGGACGTTGTAATGAACTGTTAAATGTAAGAAATCCCGATCTTTACATGTCGCCACGTATACATTACTTGATGGAAAAGAAATTGGACCTTATGGATCGAGTTGTTGTCGCCAAGACTGATCCCTCAAAGTGCTTAGCTGAAGGTCAAGACAGCAAGGAagtaaaagaaaggaaggagaCATATTTCGTCATTGTTACAAAGGATTCTGAAGGATTTCAATGTTATCGACAAGATGATAAAATCAAAGTCGACATGTTGACTCCAGAAGGTGATCAACTAAAAACAGACATTAAAGACACCAAAGACGGCAAATACACAGTGACATATACACCACAGTGTGCCGGACAACACAGAGTGGAGATCTTTGTTAATGGACAGCCGCTGACTGGTAGTCCTTGGATTGTGCAGGTTCATCAGCATCAATATCAATTTGCCTTTCAGTTTGGTTCACAAGGGAAGGAACGAGGTGAATTTGATGACATTTTCGATATTGATGTGAGTGAGAAAACGGGAACGATTGCTGTTGCAGATGGGCGGAATAGAAGAAT encodes the following:
- the LOC137972623 gene encoding E3 ubiquitin-protein ligase TRIM71-like, translated to MDVQQLFKIFKKEAECPLCIETVKNPKTLPCLHSFCLECLDRHANFARRQLKATIKCPVCQTSFQIPETDTFENLPSSFHLNRLVDALALEDGSVQSQRCNNCDENNTATCYCFVCQDFLCASCFEAHQRLKASRGHRNVSIDKLQAQDVQELIHRPVMCSQQYHEDQPLEFYCEDCKVLICHKCTVVSHDRHAKTDTQKAVQEQKMQMSDAVAKVKAEIVRYESEIKKQTDLKNKNKIEILNEEKKMTDTVEKLIRDLREHEKKMKDKFREIYEAEQKHHATRLENFELVATQLKSCFERCQSILERNFSVEILQTNHAILGRCNELLNVRNPDLYMSPRIHYLMEKKLDLMDRVVVAKTDPSKCLAEGQDSKEVKERKETYFVIVTKDSEGFQCYRQDDKIKVDMLTPEGDQLKTDIKDTKDGKYTVTYTPQCAGQHRVEIFVNGQPLTGSPWIVQVHQHQYQFAFQFGSQGKERGEFDDIFDIDVSEKTGTIAVADGRNRRIQLLSSEGKFRREIRLDGMPFSVAFTDSGDLLTLVPGSDNMLYLFSKESHFIKHINDKHLERPGHLSIASDGRIIITDYGDKKIKVLSSEGNVLLQSFSAPDGDKSPECAIYDQDKFFVSYYSAACVKVFDKTGVYLQDIGCKGSNDGQFNNGPNGLVIDKYNRLIVCDVGNHKLQLFTLSGKFLSKIDGQYFVNGFPCYVAINSGGSLIVADAENSRISVFH